A stretch of Anas platyrhynchos isolate ZD024472 breed Pekin duck chromosome 29, IASCAAS_PekinDuck_T2T, whole genome shotgun sequence DNA encodes these proteins:
- the LOC113845669 gene encoding uncharacterized protein isoform X1 yields the protein MSGKLKKSRKAALGEKQWQSLEERGSAGTQPGSHPALTRSKTYDPSCKETEEAEGAGGRHGSLSSSLNKRSSSFRKAFEEIAGREALLACFSCAWQREVPYHGRLYVSSGHVCFHASLLLKDIKAVVPVTSICALKKTNTALLVPNALSIRTAEGDKFLFVSLRQREATFQLLRSLCKHLQDNGWSPLASPLNGSTAQSLKKPLTSSQSDLEESPAEPDSLLEPPGEWPPPHPDRPSQPSSGTQTASPGPPGSAGASRGPQGPHLHPRRSTTISRLGAEEASQAKEEAAATAEDAAAAGRAGDPSPAPRTRSAAPLSPFSTIILIYLLLMVALLLTSGYIGLRILQLEQQLAAAGAWPDLDLLHQ from the exons ATGTCGGGGAAGCTGAAGAAGAGCAGGAAGGCGGCGCTGGGGGAGAAGCAGTGGCAGAGCCTGGAGGAGAGGGGCAGCGCGGGCACCCAGCCGGGGTCGCACCCCGCACTCACCAG gtCCAAAACCTACGACCCTTCCTGTAAGGAGACGGAGGAGGCTGAAGGGGCTGGAGGCCGGCACGGGTCCCTGTCCTCCTCG CTGAACAAGCGCAGCTCCAGCTTCCGCAAAGCCTTCGAGGAGATCGCCGGGCGGGAAGCGCTGCTGGCCTGCTTCTCCTGCGCCTGGCAGCGAGAGGTGCCCTACCATGGCCGCCTCTACGTCTCCTCCGGCCACGTCTGCTTCCACGCCAGCCTCCTGCTCAAGGACATCAAG GCTGTTGTCCCCGTCACCTCCATCTGCGCCCTCAAGAAGACCAACACGGCGCTGCTGGTGCCCAACGCGCTCAGCATCCGCACGGCCGAGGGGGACAAG TTCCTCTTCGTGTCGCTGCGCCAGCGGGAGGCCACCTTCCAGCTCCTGAGGTCGCTCTGCAAACACCTGCAG GACAACGGCTGGAGCCCCCTGGCCTCTCCCCTCAACGGCAGCACCGCACAAAGCCTGAAGAAGCCCCTG ACCTCGAGCCAGTCGGACCTGGAGGAGAGCCCTGCAGAGCCCGACAGCCTCCTGGAGCCGCCGGGTGAGTGGCCGCCCCCACACCCCGACAGGCCCTCGCAGCCCTCCTCGGGCACCCAAACAGCCTCTCCTGGGCCACCGGGGAGCGCAGGGGCCTCTCGGGGACCCCAGGGCCCCCACCTGCACCCCAGGCGCTCAACGACCATCTCCCGGTTGGGTGCAGAGGAGGCGAGCCAAGccaaggaggaggcagcagcgaCAGCAGAGGACGCagcggctgcaggcagag CAGGGGACCCCAGCCCAGCGCCCCGCACCCGAAGTGCTGCGCCACTGAGCCCCTTCAGCACCATCATCCTCATCTACCTGCTGCT GATGGTGGCCCTGCTGCTGACCTCGGGGTACATCGGGCTGCGCatcctgcagctggagcagcagctggcgGCCGCGGGGGCTTGGCCAGACCTGGACCTGTTGCACcagtga
- the LOC113845669 gene encoding uncharacterized protein isoform X2, whose translation MSGKLKKSRKAALGEKQWQSLEERGSAGTQPGSHPALTRSKTYDPSCKETEEAEGAGGRHGSLSSSLNKRSSSFRKAFEEIAGREALLACFSCAWQREVPYHGRLYVSSGHVCFHASLLLKDIKAVVPVTSICALKKTNTALLVPNALSIRTAEGDKFLFVSLRQREATFQLLRSLCKHLQDNGWSPLASPLNGSTAQSLKKPLTSSQSDLEESPAEPDSLLEPPGEWPPPHPDRPSQPSSGTQTASPGPPGSAGASRGPQGPHLHPRRSTTISRLGAEEASQAKEEAAATAEDAAAAGRGDPSPAPRTRSAAPLSPFSTIILIYLLLMVALLLTSGYIGLRILQLEQQLAAAGAWPDLDLLHQ comes from the exons ATGTCGGGGAAGCTGAAGAAGAGCAGGAAGGCGGCGCTGGGGGAGAAGCAGTGGCAGAGCCTGGAGGAGAGGGGCAGCGCGGGCACCCAGCCGGGGTCGCACCCCGCACTCACCAG gtCCAAAACCTACGACCCTTCCTGTAAGGAGACGGAGGAGGCTGAAGGGGCTGGAGGCCGGCACGGGTCCCTGTCCTCCTCG CTGAACAAGCGCAGCTCCAGCTTCCGCAAAGCCTTCGAGGAGATCGCCGGGCGGGAAGCGCTGCTGGCCTGCTTCTCCTGCGCCTGGCAGCGAGAGGTGCCCTACCATGGCCGCCTCTACGTCTCCTCCGGCCACGTCTGCTTCCACGCCAGCCTCCTGCTCAAGGACATCAAG GCTGTTGTCCCCGTCACCTCCATCTGCGCCCTCAAGAAGACCAACACGGCGCTGCTGGTGCCCAACGCGCTCAGCATCCGCACGGCCGAGGGGGACAAG TTCCTCTTCGTGTCGCTGCGCCAGCGGGAGGCCACCTTCCAGCTCCTGAGGTCGCTCTGCAAACACCTGCAG GACAACGGCTGGAGCCCCCTGGCCTCTCCCCTCAACGGCAGCACCGCACAAAGCCTGAAGAAGCCCCTG ACCTCGAGCCAGTCGGACCTGGAGGAGAGCCCTGCAGAGCCCGACAGCCTCCTGGAGCCGCCGGGTGAGTGGCCGCCCCCACACCCCGACAGGCCCTCGCAGCCCTCCTCGGGCACCCAAACAGCCTCTCCTGGGCCACCGGGGAGCGCAGGGGCCTCTCGGGGACCCCAGGGCCCCCACCTGCACCCCAGGCGCTCAACGACCATCTCCCGGTTGGGTGCAGAGGAGGCGAGCCAAGccaaggaggaggcagcagcgaCAGCAGAGGACGCagcggctgcaggcagag GGGACCCCAGCCCAGCGCCCCGCACCCGAAGTGCTGCGCCACTGAGCCCCTTCAGCACCATCATCCTCATCTACCTGCTGCT GATGGTGGCCCTGCTGCTGACCTCGGGGTACATCGGGCTGCGCatcctgcagctggagcagcagctggcgGCCGCGGGGGCTTGGCCAGACCTGGACCTGTTGCACcagtga
- the LOC113845669 gene encoding uncharacterized protein isoform X3 → MSGKLKKSRKAALGEKQWQSLEERGSAGTQPGSHPALTRSKTYDPSCKETEEAEGAGGRHGSLSSSLNKRSSSFRKAFEEIAGREALLACFSCAWQREVPYHGRLYVSSGHVCFHASLLLKDIKAVVPVTSICALKKTNTALLVPNALSIRTAEGDKFLFVSLRQREATFQLLRSLCKHLQDNGWSPLASPLNGSTAQSLKKPLTSSQSDLEESPAEPDSLLEPPEEASQAKEEAAATAEDAAAAGRAGDPSPAPRTRSAAPLSPFSTIILIYLLLMVALLLTSGYIGLRILQLEQQLAAAGAWPDLDLLHQ, encoded by the exons ATGTCGGGGAAGCTGAAGAAGAGCAGGAAGGCGGCGCTGGGGGAGAAGCAGTGGCAGAGCCTGGAGGAGAGGGGCAGCGCGGGCACCCAGCCGGGGTCGCACCCCGCACTCACCAG gtCCAAAACCTACGACCCTTCCTGTAAGGAGACGGAGGAGGCTGAAGGGGCTGGAGGCCGGCACGGGTCCCTGTCCTCCTCG CTGAACAAGCGCAGCTCCAGCTTCCGCAAAGCCTTCGAGGAGATCGCCGGGCGGGAAGCGCTGCTGGCCTGCTTCTCCTGCGCCTGGCAGCGAGAGGTGCCCTACCATGGCCGCCTCTACGTCTCCTCCGGCCACGTCTGCTTCCACGCCAGCCTCCTGCTCAAGGACATCAAG GCTGTTGTCCCCGTCACCTCCATCTGCGCCCTCAAGAAGACCAACACGGCGCTGCTGGTGCCCAACGCGCTCAGCATCCGCACGGCCGAGGGGGACAAG TTCCTCTTCGTGTCGCTGCGCCAGCGGGAGGCCACCTTCCAGCTCCTGAGGTCGCTCTGCAAACACCTGCAG GACAACGGCTGGAGCCCCCTGGCCTCTCCCCTCAACGGCAGCACCGCACAAAGCCTGAAGAAGCCCCTG ACCTCGAGCCAGTCGGACCTGGAGGAGAGCCCTGCAGAGCCCGACAGCCTCCTGGAGCCGCCGG AGGAGGCGAGCCAAGccaaggaggaggcagcagcgaCAGCAGAGGACGCagcggctgcaggcagag CAGGGGACCCCAGCCCAGCGCCCCGCACCCGAAGTGCTGCGCCACTGAGCCCCTTCAGCACCATCATCCTCATCTACCTGCTGCT GATGGTGGCCCTGCTGCTGACCTCGGGGTACATCGGGCTGCGCatcctgcagctggagcagcagctggcgGCCGCGGGGGCTTGGCCAGACCTGGACCTGTTGCACcagtga
- the LOC113845669 gene encoding uncharacterized protein isoform X4, translating to MSGKLKKSRKAALGEKQWQSLEERGSAGTQPGSHPALTRSKTYDPSCKETEEAEGAGGRHGSLSSSLNKRSSSFRKAFEEIAGREALLACFSCAWQREVPYHGRLYVSSGHVCFHASLLLKDIKAVVPVTSICALKKTNTALLVPNALSIRTAEGDKFLFVSLRQREATFQLLRSLCKHLQDNGWSPLASPLNGSTAQSLKKPLTSSQSDLEESPAEPDSLLEPPEEASQAKEEAAATAEDAAAAGRGDPSPAPRTRSAAPLSPFSTIILIYLLLMVALLLTSGYIGLRILQLEQQLAAAGAWPDLDLLHQ from the exons ATGTCGGGGAAGCTGAAGAAGAGCAGGAAGGCGGCGCTGGGGGAGAAGCAGTGGCAGAGCCTGGAGGAGAGGGGCAGCGCGGGCACCCAGCCGGGGTCGCACCCCGCACTCACCAG gtCCAAAACCTACGACCCTTCCTGTAAGGAGACGGAGGAGGCTGAAGGGGCTGGAGGCCGGCACGGGTCCCTGTCCTCCTCG CTGAACAAGCGCAGCTCCAGCTTCCGCAAAGCCTTCGAGGAGATCGCCGGGCGGGAAGCGCTGCTGGCCTGCTTCTCCTGCGCCTGGCAGCGAGAGGTGCCCTACCATGGCCGCCTCTACGTCTCCTCCGGCCACGTCTGCTTCCACGCCAGCCTCCTGCTCAAGGACATCAAG GCTGTTGTCCCCGTCACCTCCATCTGCGCCCTCAAGAAGACCAACACGGCGCTGCTGGTGCCCAACGCGCTCAGCATCCGCACGGCCGAGGGGGACAAG TTCCTCTTCGTGTCGCTGCGCCAGCGGGAGGCCACCTTCCAGCTCCTGAGGTCGCTCTGCAAACACCTGCAG GACAACGGCTGGAGCCCCCTGGCCTCTCCCCTCAACGGCAGCACCGCACAAAGCCTGAAGAAGCCCCTG ACCTCGAGCCAGTCGGACCTGGAGGAGAGCCCTGCAGAGCCCGACAGCCTCCTGGAGCCGCCGG AGGAGGCGAGCCAAGccaaggaggaggcagcagcgaCAGCAGAGGACGCagcggctgcaggcagag GGGACCCCAGCCCAGCGCCCCGCACCCGAAGTGCTGCGCCACTGAGCCCCTTCAGCACCATCATCCTCATCTACCTGCTGCT GATGGTGGCCCTGCTGCTGACCTCGGGGTACATCGGGCTGCGCatcctgcagctggagcagcagctggcgGCCGCGGGGGCTTGGCCAGACCTGGACCTGTTGCACcagtga
- the TEKTIP1 gene encoding tektin bundle-interacting protein 1: MELGAHRPWVPQSTLETDFPLPLYSDQYVTLRGPRQAPVLRQAVRWKTTPMGWDAAGQSWATGLSGWDAPGDPWYSLTRGIARHRWQRAHVPHELEPLPPVYAQHLREVAWWDPIVPAAYPGPRTRWGAFLWQERPILGKEYVATRSQSPRALGGSPGYVPLLSSCRPPGTARDIHTWRILQHQPSTRQ; encoded by the exons ATGGAGCTGGGGGCGCACAGACCCTGGGTGCCACAGAGCACCCTCGAGACCgatttccccctgcccctctACAG TGACCAATATGTGACTCTGCGGGGACCCCGCCAGGCCCCCGTGCTGAGGCAGGCCGTGCGCTGGAAGACCACCCCCATGGGCTGGGACGCTgcggggcagagctgggccacGGGGCTGAGCGGCTGGGACGCGCCGGGGGACCCCTGGTACAGCCTCACCCGCGGCATCGCCCGGCACCGCTGGCAGCGCGCCCACGTCCCCCATGAGCTGGAGCCCCTGCCCCCGG TTTATGCCCAGCACCTGCGGGAGGTGGCGTGGTGGGACCCCATCGTCCCTGCTGCCTACCCCGGACCCCGCACCCGCTGGGGAGCCTTCCTCTGGCAGGAGCGACCCATCCTGGGCAAGGAGTACG TTGCCACCCGCAGCCAGAGCCCCAGGGCGCTGGGGGGCAGCCCGGGGTATGTCCCCCTGCTGTCCTCCTGCCgcccccccggcaccgcccGTGACATCCACACCTGGAGGATCCTCCAGCACCAGCCCTCCACCCGCCAGTAA
- the FZR1 gene encoding fizzy-related protein homolog, with protein MDQDYERRLLRQINIQNENTMPCVAEMRRTLTPSNSPMSSPSKHGDRFIPSRAGANWSINFHRINENEKSPSQNRKAKDATSDNGKDGLAYSALLKNELLGAGIEKVQDPQTEDRRLQPSTPEKKSLFTYSLSTKRSSPDDGNEVSPYSLSPVSNKSQKLLRSPRKPTRKISKIPFKVLDAPELQDDFYLNLVDWSSLNVLSVGLGTCVYLWSACTSQVTRLCDLSVEGDSVTSVGWSERGNLVAVGTHKGFVQIWDAAAGKKLSMLEGHTARVGALAWNADQLSSGSRDRMILQRDIRTPPLQSERRLQGHRQEVCGLKWSTDHQLLASGGNDNKLLVWNHSSLSPVQQYTEHLAAVKAIAWSPHQHGLLASGGGTADRCIRFWNTLTGQPLQCIDTGSQVCNLAWSKHANELVSTHGYSQNQILVWKYPSLTQVAKLTGHSYRVLYLAMSPDGEAIVTGAGDETLRFWNVFSKTRSTKESVSVLNLFTRIR; from the exons ATGGACCAGGATTATGAGAGACGTCTCCTACGCCAAATCAACATCCAGAATGAAAACACGATGCCTTGT GTAGCAGAGATGAGAAGAACCCTGACGCCTTCCAATTCTCCGATGTCTTCTCCGAGTAAGCACGGAGACAGATTCATTCCCTCAAGAGCTGGGGCCAACTGGAGCATCAACTTCCACAGAATAAAT gaaaatgaaaaatcaccaagtcaaaacagaaaagcaaaggatGCTACATCAGACAATGGCAAAG ATGGCCTTGCTTACTCCGCCCTGCTGAAGAATGAACTCTTAGGAGCAGGGATCGAGAAAGTGCAGGACCCACAGACAGAAGACAGGAGGTTGCAGCCATCCACTCCAGAGAAGAAGTCCCTCTTCACT taTTCACTCAGCACAAAACGTTCCAGTCCAGATGATGGTAACGAGGTCTCGCCATATTCCTTGTCTCCTGTCAGCAACAAAAG TCAGAAGCTGCTACGATCACCCCGAAAACCAACTCGGAAAATCTCAAAGATTCCTTTCAAAGTGCTGGATGCCCCAGAACTGCAGGATGACTTCTACCTGAACCTGGTGGACTGGTCCTCTCTCAACGTCCTCAGCGTTGGCCTTGGCACATGTGTTTACCTGTGGAGTGCTTGTACGAGCCAG GTAACCCGACTGTGCGATCTGTCTGTGGAAGGAGATTCTGTAACGTCTGTGGGCTGGTCAGAACGG GGGAACTTGGTAGCCGTTGGCACGCACAAGGGCTTTGTACAGATCTGGGAtgcagctgcaggaaaaaagcTCTCCATGCTAGAGGGGCACACGGCCAGAGTTG GTGCCTTGGCGTGGAACGCGGACCAGCTGTCTTCTGGGAGCCGAGACAGAATGATCCTTCAGAGGGACATCCGCACCCCGCCCCTGCAGTCAGAGCGGCGGCTCCAGGGCCACAGGCAGGAGGTCTGTGGGCTCAAATGGTCTACGgaccaccagctcctggcctctGGGGGAAATGATAACAAG CTCCTTGTCTGGAATCACTCCAGCCTGAGTCCTGTCCAACAATACACAGAGCATCTCGCAGCAGTAAAAGCCATCGCCTGGTCTCCGCACCAGCACGGCCTCCTCGCCTCTGGCGGCGGGACAGCCGACCGCTGCATCCGCTTCTGGAACACGCTGacggggcagcccctgcagtgCATTGACACCGGGTCACAGGTGTGCAACCTGGCCTGGTCAAAGCACGCCAACGAGCTA GTGAGTACCCATGGATACTCGCAGAACCAGATCCTCGTCTGGAAATACCCCTCATTAACTCAAGTAGCAAAGCTGACAGGGCACTCGTACAGAGTCTTATATCTG GCAATGTCCCCTGATGGGGAGGCCATAGTTACCGGAGCTGGAGATGAAACCTTGCGGTTCTGGAACGTCTTCAGTAAAACTCGCTCGACAAAG GAGTCTGTATCCGTTCTCAACCTCTTCACCAGGATACGGTAA